In Amaranthus tricolor cultivar Red isolate AtriRed21 chromosome 5, ASM2621246v1, whole genome shotgun sequence, a genomic segment contains:
- the LOC130813856 gene encoding piezo-type mechanosensitive ion channel homolog isoform X1 has translation MENFFCGSLLLFLLLAAAIFNWSIISLVYLAVFLVLQFNLPRRDFRFCSLYMFLWGCGIYSLLIALLQAIFVVIWVIKEGKWSLADSSWVKLIGFLSFQSWRSPTGIFYLVLQVLVGVVCLAWIYQHKLGMVPWRGSCWGNFLSFLAQLGSYIKVVSCFLLPAIQLVVGISHPSWVSLPFFICSCVGLVDWSLTSNFSGLFRWWRSLQLYSCFIILLLYIHQLPVLFPTLLQQIANFIGLYKISVESGWLEICSSLSLIFFYTTLSFVKNDLEEMEFMMSSTESDLTEQLLPARHSFFIRLSRSGERHTNVLVKAAVFRTFTINFFTYGFPLSLVALSFWSFHFASICAFGLLAYVGYIVYAFPSLFRLHRLNSLLLVFILLWAVSTYIFNVAFSILNWKLGKDPEIWELVGLWRYSTPGYFLIAQFGLGFLVAVGNLVNNSVFTYLSNENGHIPNGGSTIEVKEETKVLMVATIAWGLRKCSRAIMLVLIFLIAMKPGFMHAIYMIFFFIYLLGHSISTKIRQALILLCEAHFALLYILQINLISKNLKHEGSLSREILSQLGLLDCDSSWEFLEIALLACYCAIHNNGFDMLFSFSAFVQHTPYPPIGFSVLKAGLNKSVLLSVYCSSSDGDSNSGTSERRIASYLSAVGQKFLAVYRSWGTYIAFLTILVAVYLVRPNYISFGYIFLLLFWIIGRQLVERTKRRLWFPLKAYAILVFIFMYCLSIFPSFQSWLSHVVDLYPNLGYKPDASMLDNIWESLAILIVMQLYSYERRQSKYTEPIDANVLQSGTLGFIRRFLIWHSNKLLFAALFYASISPISAFGFLYLLGLIISSTFPKTSRVPSKSFLVYTGFVVMVEYLFQMWGQQAKMFPGQYHSDLSRFLGLQVFGPGFWGIESSLRGNVLVIAACTLQYNVFHWLDRMPNTDVLIGEWEEPCPLFVTAEDDAVTVHNYDEENILLSQSTSSDKQTTTASYTWQSPTTGRPKPLLSQRDSENSRSVNFSIRYFWGSIKESQKWNKRRILALRNERFEMQKKTLKVYLMFWIENMFNLFGLEINMMVLLLASFALLNVISLLYIGLLAAFVLLDRRIIRRLWSMLVFLFACVLVLEYFSIWKNQFSLNHSSPLETTIHCHDCWKISKLHFQFCQSCWLGLVVDDPRMLMSYFIVFMVACFKQRADRSPSLSGSVTYHQMMSQRKNIFVWKDLSFETKSMWTIFDYLRLYCYCHLLDLVLTLILITGTLEYDTLHLGYLAFALVFFRMRLEILRKRNKIFKFLRIYNFVIIVLSLAYQSPLIGVFNEGKCGTVGYIYEVIGFYKYDYGFRITSRSALVEIIIFMLVSLQSYMFSSPEFEHVSRYLEAEQIGAIVREQEKKASWKNAQLQNIRETEEKKRQRNMQVEKMKSEMLDLQVQLHSMNSPGNCVQVSPETGGLRKRRSASFIMDKDITAGGKESLIPTFNLDGDFRPTHKEELPLKEGKTISGDLMQYLELLGSPVSKNSESPTAEESKRQESEVFSFGEITEIEDPVHHTVAEGKRDCSKGQSKDHPLKSAVQLIGDGVSQVQSLGNQAVTNLATLLNVSHQDGDSSSHSSEEDGRFSEMERSRNAEYVRLDRTSSLQSDKSTMSESVRLQLLRIFRHIWSQMRSNNDIVCYCCFIIVFLWNFSLLSMVYLAALFLYALCVNTGPSYTFWVVMLIYTEFYILVEYFYQIIIQHCGLIIKLTFLQELGFPHHKINSSFVISSLPLFLVYLFTLLQSSITAQDGDWTALSEFSAFKRKMRDNKYVGTYSSWSEKLYKLFQPLKDVLEMMARNCLRYWKSLTHGAESPPYFVQLSMDVGSWPEDGIQPEKIESGTNQLLKIVHSERCKEENPDLCPSASRVNIQSIEKSQENPNVALAVFEVVHAAPLEECVSMDWSKSLTPAADVAKEILNAKRSGFIEEVGFPYPILSVIGGGKREVDLYAYVFGADLAVFFLVAIFYQSVIQNKSEFLGVYQLEDQFPKEYVFVLMIIFFLIVVDRIIYLCSFATGKVLFYLFNLVLFTYSVTEYAWNMQPYKQYAGILALRAIFLTKAVSLALQAIQIRYGMPHKSTLYRQFLTSQISRINYLGYRLYRALPFLYELRCVLDWSCTTTSLTMYDWLKLEDINASLYLVKCDAILNRANHKQGDKQTKMTKFCSGICLFFILICVIWAPMLMYSSGNPTNIANPIKDVSVQVDIMSNGGRLTLYQTTLCEKLKWENIKEKVDLDPQGFLTTYDKNDIQLICCQADASTLWLVPEVVQMRFTKSLDMGMDMDIIFSWVLTRDRPKGKEVVKYEQDITNESDLPKRSEVQSVFNGSMNSFRVYNIFPRYFRVTGSGDVRPFEPEVNSVSADLVINRRNPEWWSFYDVNPLNVSRCEGLTGPAAIVVSEETPQGLLGDTLSKFSIWGLYITFVLAVGRFIRLQCSDLRMRIPYENLPSCDRLIAICEDIYAARAEGELGVEEVLYWTLVKIYRSPHMLLEYTKPD, from the exons ATGGAGAATTTCTTCTGTGGATCTTTGCTGCTATTTCTACTTTTAGCAG CTGCTATATTTAATTGGAGTATAATATCACTAGTATATTTGGCGGTGTTTCTTGTCCTTCAATTCAATCTTCCAAGAAGAG ATTTTCGTTTTTGTTCGTTATATATGTTTTTGTGGGGATGTGGCATATATTCACTGCTCATTGCTCTTCTACAAGCAATTTTTGTTGTCATATGGGTAATCAAGGAGGGCAAATGGTCCCTGGCAGACTCATCGTGGGTGAAGCTGATTGGGTTCTTGAG CTTCCAGTCATGGAGATCTCCGACTGGAATATTCTATTTGGTTTTACAAGTACTAGTGGGCGTTGTTTGTCTAGCTTGGATATATCAGCACAAACTGGGTATGGTCCCTTGGCGAGGTTCATGCTGGGGGAACTTCTTGTCATTTTTGGCGCAATTAG GTTCGTACATCAAGGTTGTGTCCTGCTTCTTGTTGCCTGCCATCCAGTTGGTAGTGGGGATAAGCCATCCGTCTTGGGTGTCTTTGCCCTTTTTCATCTGTAGCTGTGTTGGATTAGTGGATTGGTCTTTGACAAGCAATTTCTCAGGTCTTTTTAG GTGGTGGAGGTCTCTTCAGCTCTATTCTTGCTTCATTATACTCCTACTTTATATTCATCAGCTCCCTGTACTTTTCCCCACATTGCTTCAACAGATAGCTAACTTTATTGGCCTTTACAAGATATCTGTGGAATCTGGGTGGCTGGAAATATGTTCTAGCCTTTCCCTCATTTTTTTCTACACAACG CTATCATTTGTCAAAAATGATTTGGAGGAAATGGAATTCATGATGTCAAGCACAGAAAGTGATTTGACCGAGCAACTTCTTCCTGCGAGGCAttctttttttattcgtttGTCAAG GTCAGGAGAGAGGCATACCAATGTTTTGGTGAAAGCTGCTGTTTTTCGGACTTTTACCATCAACTTTTTCACATATGGTTTCCCG CTATCCTTGGTTGCTCTTTCCTTCTGGAGTTTCCATTTTGCAAGTATATGTGCTTTTGGATTGCTGGCATATGTTGGCTACATTGTATATGCTTTCCCATCACTATTTCGTTTGCACCGGCTGAATAGTCTCTTGCTTGTGTTCATACTCTTGTGGGCTGTCAGTACCTACATATTCAATGTGgcattttcaattttgaattggaaattagGGAAG GACCCAGAGATCTGGGAGCTTGTTGGTTTGTGGCGGTACTCAACTCCTGGATATTTCCTGATCGCTCAATTTGGTCTTGGTTTTTTGGTTGCTGTTGGTAATCTTGTGAACAATTCAGTGTTTACATACCTCTCTAATGAGAATGGTCATATTCCAAATGGTGGCTCTACAATAGAAG TTAAGGAGGAGACCAAGGTGCTTATGGTTGCCACAATTGCTTGGGGGTTGCGGAAATGTTCTCGGGCTATCatgttggttttgatatttCTTATAGCCATGAAGCCTGGATTCATGCATGCTATTTACA tgatatttttttttatatatctcCTGGGCCACAGTATCAGCACGAAGATAAGGCAGGCATTAATTCTTCTGTGTGAAGCTCATTTTGCATTGTTGTACATTCTTCAGATAAATCTGATATCTAAGAATCTAAAGCATGAAGGCTCGTTAAGCAGGGAAATTTTGTCACAACTAG GTCTTCTAGATTGTGATAGCTCATGGGAGTTTTTGGAAATAGCTCTTCTTGCATGTTATTGTGCCATACATAATAATGGATTTGATATGCTGTTTTCATTCTCAGCATTTGTACAGCATACACCTTATCCTCCAATTGGTTTTAGTGTGCTTAAAGCTGGTTTGAACAAGTCAGTTTTATTGTCAGTTTATTGCTCTTCATCTGATGGGGACAGCAATAGTGGAACTTCTG AGAGAAGAATAGCATCATACCTGAGTGCTGTAGGGCAGAAATTTCTTGCAGTATACAGATCATGGGgaacctatattgcttttttGACTATACTTGTTGCTGTGTACCTGGTCAGACCCAATTATATATCATTCGGATATATATTCCTTTTACTTTTCTGGATTATCGGAAGGCAACTTGTTGAACGGACAAAAAGACGCCTGTGGTTCCCTTTGAAAGCATATGCCATTTTGGTGTTCATCTTCATGTATTGCCTCAGCATATTTCCTAGCTTTCAGTCATGGCTGTCCCATGTTGTTGATCTTTATCCAAACCTGGGATATAAGCCTGATGCTTCTATGTTGGATAACATCTGGGAATCTCTGGCCATTTTGATTGTGATGCAACTCTATAGCTACGAAAGGAGACAGAGCAAGTATACTGAACCAATTGATGCTAATGTGCTGCAGTCAGGGACACTTGGTTTTATAAGAAGGTTTCTGATATGGCATAGCAACAAGCTTCTGTTTGCTGCTCTGTTTTATGCATCCATATCCCCTATAAGCGCATTTGGTTTTCTGTATCTTCTAGGCCTCATCATCAGCTCAACTTTCCCCAAGACATCAAGGGTCCCGTCAAAGTCTTTTTTAGTTTATACAGGATTTGTAGTGATGGTGGAGTATCTATTCCAGATGTGGGGTCAGCAGGCAAAGATGTTCCCTGGTCAATATCACTCTGATCTGTCTCGTTTCTTGGGTCTCCAAGTATTTGGGCCTGGATTTTGGGGCATAGAATCAAGCTTGAGGGGGAATGTTTTAGTGATTGCTGCATGTACTCTCCAATACAATGTTTTCCATTGGTTAGATAGGATGCCAAACACTGATGTTTTGATAGGTGAATGGGAGGAGCCGTGTCCATTATTTGTCACAGCTGAGGATGATGCAGTTACTGTGCATAACTATGATGAAGAAAACATATTGTTGTCTCAATCTACATCATCTGATAAGCAAACGACAACAGCAAGCTATACATGGCAATCACCTACTACTGGTCGTCCTAAACCATTGCTTTCCCAGAGAGACTCTGAGAATTCTAGATCTGTAAATTTTTCAATTAGATACTTCTGGGGAAGTATCAAGGAGAGTCAGAAGTGGAATAAGAGGAGAATTCTTGCACTAAGAAACGAGAGATTtgaaatgcaaaaaaaaacgtTGAAAGTTTATTTGATGTTTTGGATTGAAAATATGTTCAACCTCTTTGGTCTGGAAATCAACATGATGGTTTTGCTTCTTGCTAGTTTTGCCCTCTTGAATGTTATTTCATTGCTCTACATTGGTTTGCTTGCCGCTTTTGTTCTTCTGGATCGACGCATTATTCGCAGGCTATGGTCCATGTTGGTTTTCCTCTTTGCATGTGTCCTGGTTCTTGAATACTTTTCTATCTGGAAGAATCAGTTTTCTTTGAATCATTCATCTCCATTAGAGACTACTATCCATTGTCATGACTGCTGGAAAATTTCAAAGCTACACTTTCAGTTTTGTCAAAGCTGTTGGTTAG gaCTTGTTGTGGATGATCCTCGAATGCTTATGAGTTACTTTATAGTCTTCATGGTTGCTTGTTTCAAGCAGCGTGCTGATCGATCACCCAGTTTATCAGGTTCAGTTACGTATCATCAGATGATGTCTCAACGTAAGAACATATTTGTTTGGAAGGACCTCTCGTTTGAAACAAAAAGTATGTGGACTATTTTTGACTATTTGAGACTTTACTGCTATTGCCATCTCTTGGATCTTGTGCTCACTTTGATTTTGATAACTGGAACTCTCGAGTATGATACGCTGCACCTTGGATATCTAGCTTTTGCCTTGGTTTTCTTTCGGATGAGATTAGAAATTCTTCGAAAAAGGAACAAGATCTTCAAGTTCCTGCGCATATACAATTTTGTTATCATTGTTCTGTCTCTTGCCTATCAGTCTCCCTTGATTGGGGTTTTCAATGAAGGGAAGTGTGGAACTGTCGGTTACATATACGAGGTCATAGGATTTTATAAATATGATTATGGGTTTCGAATCACTTCAAGATCTGCATTGGTtgaaatcatcatcttcatgtTGGTTTCACTGCAGTCATATATGTTCTCTTCTCCAGAGTTTGAGCATGTATCACGATACCTTGAGGCCGAGCAAATTGGAGCAATTGTACGTGAGCAAGAGAAAAAGGCTTCATGGAAAAATGCCCAATTGCAGAACATCCGCGAAACCGAGGAAAAGAAAAGACAACGTAATATGCAAGTGGAGAAGATGAAGTCAGAGATGCTTGATCTACAAGTCCAGCTCCACAGCATGAACTCTCCGGGAAATTGTGTTCAGGTATCTCCTGAAACTGGAGGCTTAAGGAAGAGGAGAAGTGCATCATTTATTATGGATAAAGATATAACCGCTGGTGGTAAGGAGTCTCTAATCCCTACATTTAACTTGGATGGAGATTTTAGGCCTACTCATAAGGAAGAGTTACCACTGAAAGAAGGAAAGACGATTTCTGGTGATCTCATGCAGTATTTAGAATTGCTTGGTTCTCCAGTTAGCAAAAATTCTGAAAGTCCAACTGCAGAAGAATCGAAAAGGCAAGAATCAGAAGTTTTTTCTTTTGGTGAAATTACTGAAATTGAGGATCCTGTTCATCATACTGTAGCTGAAGGAAAACGAGATTGCTCTAAAGGTCAATCAAAGGATCACCCACTAAAATCTGCAGTGCAGCTGATAGGTGATGGTGTTTCTCAAGTGCAATCTCTCGGAAACCAAGCTGTTACCAACCTTGCTACTCTCTTGAATGTATCTCATCAGGATGGTGATTCGAGTAGTCATTCATCTGAAGAAGATGGAAGATTTAGTGAAATGGAGAGGAGCCGAAATGCTGAATATGTTCGTTTAGACCGTACATCTTCTTTACAGTCTGACAAGAGTACTATGTCCGAGTCTGTTAGGCTCCAGCTTTTGCGGATCTTTCGACACATATGGTCCCAGATGCGCTCTAACAACGAcattgtttgttattgttgctTTATTATAGTCTTCCTTTGGAACTTCAGTCTGTTATCCATGGTGTACCTTGCAGCTCTTTTTTTGTATGCTCTGTGTGTTAATACTGGACCAAGTTATACCTTCTGGGTTGTCATGCTTATCTATACCGAGTTCTACATCTTAGTTGAATACTTCTATCAAATTATCATTCAACACTGTGGGTTGATCATAAAGTTAACATTCCTTCAAGAGTTGGGTTTTCCTCATCATAAAATCAATTCATCGTTTGTGATAAGCTCATTACCTCTCTTTTTGGTCTACCTATTTACACTTTTACAAAGCTCCATCACTGCACAAGACGGTGATTGGACTGCTTTATCAGAATTTAGTGCTTTCAAAAGAAAAATGCGTGACAACAAGTATGTCGGTACATACTCTAGCTGGAGTGAGAAGCTTTATAAACTTTTCCAACCATTGAAAGATGTACTGGAGATGATGGCTAGAAACTGCTTGAGGTACTGGAAATCTCTAACCCATGGAGCAGAATCTCCTCCATACTTTGTTCAGCTGTCCATGGATGTTGGATCATGGCCAGAAGATGGCATTCAACCAGAGAAGATTGAATCAGGTACGAACCAATTGCTTAAGATTGTCCATAGTGAACGGTGCAAGGAAGAAAACCCGGATCTTTGTCCCTCAGCTAGCAGGGTTAACATTCAGAGCATAGAGAAAAGTCAAGAAAACCCCAATGTAGCTTTGGCTGTTTTCGAAGTCGTACATGCTGCTCCATTAGAGGAATGTGTTTCAATGGATTGGTCAAAGTCACTTACCCCAGCTGCTGATGTTGCAAAAGAGATACTTAATGCAAAACGCTCTGGATTTATTGAAGAAGTTGGGTTTCCATATCCTATACTATCAGTAATTGGTGGTGGAAAAAGAGAAGTTGATCTATACGCTTATGTGTTTGGAGCTGATTTGGCAGTTTTCTTTCTGGTTGCTATTTTCTACCAATCAGTCATTCAAAATAAAAGTGAGTTTCTTGGTGTCTATCAACTTGAAGATCAATTTCCTAAGGAGTATGTGTTTGTTTTGATG ATTATCTTTTTCTTGATAGTGGTCGATCGAATTATTTACTTATGTTCATTTGCCACTGGGAAAGTGCTATTCTATCTTTTCAACCTTGTACTCTTTACATATTCAGTTACTGAATATGCCTGGAATAtgcaaccatataaacagtatgcgGGAATTTTAGCACTTCGTGCAATCTTTCTAACAAAAGCAGTGTCCCTAGCACTTCAGGCTATACAAATCCGCTATGGAATGCCACACAAAAGTACACTGTATCGTCAATTTTTGACCAGTCAAATTTCAAGGATTAACTACCTCGGCTATCGACTTTATCGTGCTCTTCCCTTCCTTTATGAATTACGGTGTGTGCTTGACTGGTCGTGCACAACAACATCATTGACAATGTATGACTGGCTCAAG TTGGAGGACATAAATGCAAGTTTATATCTTGTCAAATGTGATGCCATTTTGAATAGAGCGAATCATAAACAAGGAGACAAACAGACAAAAATGACCAAGTTCTGCAGTGGAATTTGTCTCttcttcattttgatatgtgttATATGGGCTCCTATGCTG ATGTACAGCAGTGGAAATCCCACCAACATTGCAAATCCCATTAAAGATGTCAGTGTTCAGGTTGATATTATGTCAAATGGTGGTAGGCTGACCCTCTATCAGACGACGCTTTGTGAAAAACTGAAGTGGGAAAACATCAAGGAGAAGGTTGATCTTGACCCTCAAGGTTTCTTGACTACATATGATAAGAATGATATTCAGTTAATATGCTGCCAAGCCGATGCTAGTACCCTTTGGCTTGTTCCAGAAGTTGTTCAAATGAGATTCACCAAGTCTCTTGATATGGGCATGGATATggatataatattttcttgggTGCTCACGAGGGATAGACCTAAAGGGAAAGAAGTTGTGAAATATGAACAAGATATTACAAATGAGTCTGACCTTCCTAAAAGATCAGAGGTCCAGTCTGTTTTCAATGGTTCTATGAACAGTTTTCGAGTGTACAACATCTTTCCGAGATACTTCCGAGTTACTGGTTCTGGTGATGTGAGGCCGTTTGAACCAGAG GTAAATTCAGTCAGCGCAGATCTAGTCATCAATCGTAGGAATCCTGAATGGTGGTCATTCTACGATGTCAATCCGTTAAATGTTAGTAGATGTGAAGGCTTGACTGGACCTGCAGCTATCGTGGTCTCAGAAGAAACACCTC AGGGCCTTCTCGGCGATACTTTAAGCAAGTTCAGCATCTGGGGTCTCTACATTACATTTGTGCTTGCTGTTGGCCGGTTCATCAGGCTACAGTGCTCGGACCTGAGAATGAGGATCCCATATGAGAACCTTCCTTCGTGCGATAG GTTGATAGCTATTTGTGAGGACATTTATGCAGCAAGAGCAGAAGGTGAACTAGGAGTAGAGGAAGTTCTTTATTGGACCTTAGTGAAAATTTACAGGTCGCCACACATGCTGCTTGAATACACCAAACCCGACTAG